A window of the Brassica napus cultivar Da-Ae chromosome C5, Da-Ae, whole genome shotgun sequence genome harbors these coding sequences:
- the LOC106401340 gene encoding uncharacterized protein LOC106401340 translates to MANYYEHYQIPYDSNQVNSLYDHNYYDNNQLQQFGFEPMSYNSYDPVSYNSNDPVSYNSAYNDNWNGSSEYETTSASVAYSVYTMSEPKHLFYDPNVYTTYESPPQFSIYRSVQGFNEPEFEEYDPTPYGGGYDIAATYGKPLPPSVKICYPSSTSAQGNPPSPPEVIAPVPLGIYDGGGEKKVVKKRVTFSEPLEEARPLETTKQDDHQEEEEGDEDEDESEEEDEEDDHSSSYGTTTKPESVDTGEVKAVYVHQEEEEKDDSLSYGTSKPDTEDKGEVKAVYVPSGYGLEATDMCEVIFGGYFPCVLRNKRLQEDQKRAAEVSCWESTDSDPWKTTSDYLFGDSYPYGYENRLERSQFEISSYGYQRY, encoded by the coding sequence ATGGCCAACTACTATGAGCATTACCAGATCCCATACGATTCCAATCAGGTTAATAGTCTCTATGATCATAACTATTACGATAACAATCAACTGCAGCAGTTTGGTTTCGAGCCAATGAGTTATAATAGTTATGATCCAGTGAGTTATAATAGTAATGATCCGGTGAGTTATAATAGTGCTTATAATGATAATTGGAATGGATCATCTGAGTATGAGACAACTTCTGCATCTGTTGCTTACTCTGTCTACACCATGTCTGAGCCTAAGCACTTGTTCTACGATCCGAATGTCTACACGACCTACGAGTCTCCTCCTCAGTTTAGCATCTATCGCTCTGTTCAAGGCTTCAACGAGCCTGAATTCGAAGAGTACGATCCGACGCCGTATGGTGGTGGCTACGATATCGCTGCAACCTACGGGAAACCTCTTCCTCCATCGGTGAAAATCTGTTACCCTTCTTCAACATCTGCTCAGGGAAACCCTCCTTCTCCTCCAGAGGTTATAGCTCCTGTTCCTCTAGGAATATATGATGGTGGTGGTGAAAAGAAAGTTGTTAAGAAACGTGTAACGTTCTCTGAGCCGTTAGAGGAAGCTAGACCATTGGAAACCACTAAACAAGATGatcatcaagaagaagaagagggggatgaggatgaggatgaatcagaagaagaagatgaagaagatgatcacAGTTCAAGCTATGGAACTACTACTAAACCTGAAAGTGTAGATACAGGAGAAGTGAAAGCTGTGTATGTTCAtcaggaagaagaggaaaaagatgATAGTTTAAGCTACGGAACTAGTAAACCTGATACTGAAGATAAAGGAGAAGTGAAAGCTGTGTATGTTCCGTCAGGTTACGGCCTAGAAGCGACGGATATGTGCGAGGTGATATTCGGAGGCTATTTTCCTTGTGTCTTACGTAACAAAAGACTCCAGGAGGATCAAAAACGTGCGGCTGAAGTTTCTTGCTGGGAGAGCACAGATTCTGATCCGTGGAAGACGACTTCAGACTACCTTTTCGGGGATTCGTATCCGTATGGTTATGAGAATAGGCTCGAGAGAAGTCAGTTCGAGATATCATCTTATGGTTACCAGAGGTATTAA
- the LOC106399422 gene encoding DNA-directed RNA polymerases I, II, and III subunit RPABC5, translating into MIIPVRCFTCGKVIGNKWDAYLDLLQLDYTEGDALDALNLVRYCCRRMLMTHVDLIEKLLNYNTLEKSDNS; encoded by the exons ATGATCATCCCGGTTCGCTGCTTTACCTGtggaaag GTGATTGGAAACAAGTGGGATGCCTATCTTGATCTTCTCCAGCTCGACTACACTGAAGG GGACGCACTTGATGCGCTCAACTTAGTTAGGTACTGCTGTAGGCGTATGCTCATGACTCATGTTGATCTGATTGAGAAGCTTCTCAACTATAACA CTCTGGAAAAATCAGACAACTCTTAA